The DNA sequence TGAAGCCCCCCTCGAGGCCCAGGCCCCGGGGTACCCGGCCCCCAGGCTTCCCGACTTCAGCCGCTGGGGTCCGGTGCGCACCGAGCCCATGAGCGGGGTGCGCAAGGCCACCCTGCGGGCCATGGCCCAGGCCTGGGCCCAGGTGCCCATGGTCACCCACTTCGACGAGGCGGACATCACCGAGCTGGAGGCCCTGAGGAGGCGCTACGCCCCTCGGGCGGAGGAGCGGGGCTTTAGGCTCACCCTCACCGCCTTCCTCCTCAAGGCCCTGGCCCTGACCTTGCGGGCCTTTCCCAAGTTCAACGCCTCCATTGACCCGGAAAGGGCCGAGGTCATCTACAAGGACTACGTGCACATCGGGGTGGCGGTGGACACCCCCTTTGGCCTCCTGGTGCCCGTCATCCGGGACGTGGACCAGAAGGGCGTTCTGCGCCTGGCCAGGGAGCTCCAGGCGGTTTCCGAGCGGGCCCGGGAGCGGAAGCTCGCCCCCGAGGAGATGCAGGGGGGCAGCTTCAGCCTCTCCAACCTGGGGGGGATCGGGGGCAGCGGCTTCACCCCCATCGTCAACTGGCCGGAGGTGGCCATCCTGGGGGTTTCCCGCTCGCAGACCAAGCCGGTTTGGGATGCGGAAAAGGAGGCCTTCGTGCCCAGGCTGGTGATGCCCTTCAGCCTCACCTACGACCACCGGCTCATCGACGGGGCCGAGGCCGCCCGCTTCTGCCGCCACCTGGCAGGGCTTCTGGAAGACCCCCTGGGCCTGGCCCTGGAGTAGGGATGCCCGGCCCCGGCTTCTTGTGTAGTATGGGAAAGTATGCGCGTCATCGTGGTGGGAACCCGGGGCAGCGCCCTGGCCCTGGCCCAGACCCGCTTTGTGGTGGAGCGCCTGAAGGAGAGCTGGCCTGAGGCGGAGTTCAAGGTGAAGACGGTGAAGACCCGAGGGGACGGGGGGGCGAGCCCTCTGGAGGGGGCCATCTTCGTCAAGGAGCTGCAGGAGGCGCTTCTTTCCCGGGAAGTCGACATCGCCGTGCACTCCCTGAAGGACCTCCCCACGGAGGAGCCCCCGGGCCTCAAGATCGCCGCCGTTCCCAAAAGGCAAGACCCCCGGGACGCCTTCCTGGGCAGGGCCTACAAGCGCCTGGAAGACCTCCCTCCGGGGGCGGTGCTGGGCACCAGCTCCGTGCGGCGCCGGGCCCAGCTCCTGGCCTACCGGCCGGACCTTCGGGTGAAGGACCTGCGGGGCAACGTGGACACCCGCCTGGCCGCCTTGGGGAATGGGGAGTACGACGCCATCATCCTGGCGGCGGCGGGGCTCATCCGGCTGGACCTCCGGAACCGCATCGACCAGTTCCTGGAGCCCGAGGTGATGCTCCCCGCCCCTGGGCAGGGGGCCCTGGCCCTGGAGGTGCGCCAGGGGGACGATCTGGCGGAGGAGCTGGCCTACGCCCTCCACCACCACCCCTCCGCCGACCGGGTGCGGGCGGAGCGGGCCTTTTTGAAGGGCCTTGGGGCCGGGTGCCTGGCCCCGGTGGGGGCCCTGGCCCAGGTGGCGGAGGACGGCGCCCTTTCCCTCGAGGGGATGGTCCTTACCCCCGATGGCAAGAGCTTCATCCGGGCGGAGATCGAGGGGGAGGCCGCGGAGGCGGAGGAGCTCGGCCTGGAGCTGGCCCGGGACGTGCTGGAGCAGGGGGGGCGGGAGCTTCTGGCTCAAATCCGAGGGGTTTAGTGGAGTTTTCCCCGCGCCTGGGGTATAGTGAAGCCGATGGCGCTGAAGCGCTTGACCCGCCAGCGCAAGGCCGTCCTGGAGGTGGTGCGTAGGGCCCACAACCACCCCGACGCCGCCTGGATCTACCAGGAGGTGCGCAAGGTGGTGCCCAAGGTGAGCCTGGGGACCATCTACCGCACCCTGGACGCCCTGGTGGCGGAGGGCTACCTCCTCCCCATCACCAAGGCAGGGGAGGCCACCCGCTACGACGCCAACCTCCACCCCCACCTGCACCTGGTGTGCGAGGCCTGCGGGGAGATCGTGGACCTGGAGGTGGCCCTGCCCGACCTGGTGGCCCTGGCCCAGGAGGCCCACCCCGGGGTGGAGGTGCGCGCCGCCGAGGTGACTTACAGGGGCCTTTGCCCCACCTGCAAGGGGGCCCCCAGGGGCTAGGCCCGCCCGGGAGGCTACCTTGAACCCCTTGGCCTGGCTCTACGCCCGCCAGGGGGTGATGACCCTGGGCCTGGAGCGGATCCGGGCCCTCCTGAGGCTCCTCGGGGACCCCCAGGAGGCCTACCCCGTGGCCCTCGTCGGGGGGACCAACGGCAAGGGCACCGCGGCCCGGGCCCTGGCGGCGGTCCTGGGGGAGGCGGGCCTAAGGGTGGGGCTCTACACCAGCCCCCACCTGGTGGCCTTCCCGGAGCGCATCGCCGTGGGGGGAAACCCCATCCCCGAGGAGGGCCTCCTCGCCCTCCTGGAGGAGGTCCGCCCCCATGCGGAAAGGGTAGGGGCAAGCTTCTTCGAGGCAGCCACCGCCCTGGCCCTCCTCCACTTCGCCCGGGAGGGGGTGGAGTTCGCCGTGCTGGAGGTGGGCCTAGGGGGAAGGCTGGACGCCACCAACGCCGCGGAACCCCGGCTTTCCCTGGTCACCAACATCGGCCACGACCACCTGGAGCTCCTGGGCCCCACCCTGAGGGACGTGGCCCGGGAGAAGGCGGGGATCCTCCGCCGAGGCGTGCCCGCCCTCACCGCCGCCCGGGGGGAGGGGCTGGAGGAGCTCCGCGCCCAGGCGGGGCGCCTGGGGGCTCCCCTTTGGGTCCTGGGGGAGGCCTTCGCCCTCGCCGGGGTGGAGGCGGGGCCTTCGGGCCTCGCCTTTCGCCTCCGGCTTGGGGGGGAGGAAAGGGCCTTCCAGACCCCCCTCCTCGGCCCCCACCAGGCGGAGAACCTGGCCCTGGCGGCGGTGGGGGGGAGGCTTCTGGGCGCCCCCTGGGAGGCGGTGGCGAGGGCCCTCCTCCGGGTGGAGCACCCGGGCAGGCTGGAGCGCCTTCCCTGGCCCGGGGGGAAGGAGCTCCTCCTGGACGGGGCCCACAACCCGGAAGGGGCCTGGGCCTTGCGGGAGGCCCTGCGCTTCCATAGGCTCTTGCCCGCCGCCTTCGTCCTCGCCTTCAGCCGGGAGAAGGACCACGCCGCCATGGCCGAGGCCTTGGGGGACCTCGGCCCCGTGGTCCTCACCCGGTACGCCTCCCCGCGGAGTGCCGATCCCAAGGCCCTCCTTCCCCTCTTCCCGGGGGCCTCGGTGGAGGAAGAACCCCTGAAGGCCCTGGAGCGGGCCTTGGCCCTGATGGATCGGGTGGTGGTGGCGGGAAGCCTCTACCTGGTGGGGGAGGTGAAGCGGGCCCTTTTGGGGCTTCCCCCGGAGGAGAGGTGGCAGTAGTGCCCCCCTGGGTGCCCCACAAAGACCCTAGGAAAGGCGCTCTGGCCCTCGACCAGGGGGCAGTCCCCGCGCGCGGGCGCTTGGCTTGCGCCCCAAGGTGCCCTTAGTCCAGGGCCTCCCGAACCCTCCTGGCCGCCTGGAGGAGCTCTTCCAGGGGGCGCACCAGGGCGAGGCGCACCCACCCCCTGCCCCCCGGCCCGAACCCCTGCCCCGGGGCCAGGGCCACCCCCCGTTCCACCAGGCTCAGGGCGAACTCCAGGTCGTCCACCCCCTGGGGCAGGCGGCCCCAGAGGTACATGGTGGCCCTGGGGGGGAGGACCTCGAGGGCCCCCTCCAGGGCCTCGGCCATCCCCAAGGCCCGTTCCCGGTAGACCCGGGCGAAGCCGCGGGTCACCTCCCGGGGGGTCTTCAGGGCCGCCACCCCCATGCGCAGGATGCCTGCGTACTGGTTGAAATCGATGACCCCCTTGACCCGCTCCAGCCGCGCCATGGCCTCCTCGTTCCCCAGGGCGAAGCCCAGGCGGAAGCCCGCCAGGTTGTAGCTCTTGGAGAGGGAGAAGAGCTCCACCACCCGCTCCTTGCCTCCAGGGAGGGCCAAGGGGGAGGGAGCCTCCCCCTCGTAGACCTGGTCCACGTAGGGGTTGTCGTGGACCAGCCAGAGGCCGTGCCTCCTGGCCAGGCCCAGGGCCTCCTCAAAGTAGCCCCAGTCCGCCACCGCCCCCGTGGGGTTGTTGGGGTAGTTGAGGAGGAGGACCTTGGCCTCCCGCCAGATGGCTTCCGGCACCTTCGCCAGGTCGGCGAGGCCGTCTTCGCGCAAGGGGATGAGGTGGGTCCTCAAGGAGGCCACCCGGGCGGCACCGAAGTGGCTGGGGTAGGCCACCTCGGGCAGGAGGAGGAGGTCATGGGGCTCGGTGAGGGCCAGGAGGAGGTGGGCCAGGCCCTCCTGGCTGCCGATGAGGGCCAGGGCCTCCCGCCTGGGGTCCAGGCGCGCCCCGTAGCGGCCCTCGTACCAGCGGGAGGCCTCTTCCAGGAAGGGCAGGGTGCAGCTTTTCAGGCAGTAGCCGTAGGTGCTGGGGTCGGAAAGGGCCTCCCTAAGGACCCTTAGAGGTTCTTCCGGGGGGAGCAGGTCCGTGGAGCCGATGGAGAGGTCGAGGAGGCGGACTCCCTTCTCCCGGGCCCGCCGCTTGGCCTCGTCCACCACCAGGAAGACGGAGGCTTCCGGCACCCTACTCATGGTGCCCCTCCCGCCAGGGCTTGCCCGTGAGGAGGCTCAGGGCGTGGGGCAGCACGGGGAGCACCGCCTCCAGGGACTCCCGGGCCCCCTTGGGGCTTCCCGGTAGGTTCAGGATGAGGCTTTTCCCCCGCACCCCCGCCACGCCCCGGGAAAGGGCGGCCATGGGGGTCTTCTCCAAACCCCTGAGGCGCATGAGCTCGGCAAGGCCCGGCACCTCCCGTTCCAAAAGCTCCCGGGTGGCCTCGGGGGTCCGGTCCCTGGGGCTTAGCCCCGTGCCCCCGTTGGTAAGGATGAGGTCCAGCCCCTCCCGGTCGGCCCAAAGCCGCAGCACCTTCTTGATCAGGGGGGGCTCGTCGGGGACCATCTCGTAGGCCGCTACCTCAAAAGGCCCCCCCTTAAGGACCTCGCGGAGGGCCAGGTGGGTGGTGTCCTCCCGCTCCCCGCGGAAGCCCTTGTCGGACACGGTCAGGATGCCCACGCGGAACATTTGCCCCAAGCTTACCCGTTGGCCCACACCCGGCGCAAAAGGGCCCGGGTGTAGGCCAGGGTGGCCTCCAGCGCCCCCTTGTCCAGGCGGGCGAAGGTGTCCGTGGGCCAGTGCCAGTCGGGGGGAACCCCCCCTTGCAGGCGGATGAGGCTGAGGCAGGGTACGCCCCTTTGGGTCAGGGGAAGGGTGTCAAAGTAGGCCAGGCGGTAGCGGAGGGGCTTGGCCCCTGGGGTTTTGCGGGCCGCCTCGAGGAGGGCCCCCCGGTAGGGGTGGTAGAGGAGCATCCCCTCCCCTTCCGCGTAGAAGAGCTCCCCCTGGCCCACGTTGTCCAGGTTGAGGACCAGGGCCCCCGGGGGCAGGTGGGGGAGGAGGGCCTTGGCCCCCAGGGCCCCCACCTCCTCGCATCCCGTCAGGGCCAGGCCGAGGCGCCACCCCTCGGGAGGCTCCGTCTCCAGGAAGAGGGCGGTGGCCACCGCCACCCCGCTCCCGTTGTCGTTGCCCCCCTCCACGTAGGGGGCGGAAAGCTCCCGGTGGAGGAGGAGGGCGGCCTGGAGGAGGAAGTAGAGGCCCAGGGGCCACTTCAGGGGGGTAAGGGCAAGAAGGGGGGACAGGAAGGCCAGGAAGGCGTTCAGGAGGAAGTTGGCCCGGAAGAGGCGCACCCTTTTGGGGTGGTAGAGGAAGAAGGTCTTGGCGGTGTCCACGTGGGCCAGGAGGACCAGGGCTTTCTCCCCCTGTCCCTTCCAGGCCAGGAGGTTCTGCGAGGGGTGGCGGTCCAGGAGGAAGCCCCAGGGCCGCCAGCCATTGAAGTAGAGGAAGAAGCCCAAAGCCCCCAGGAGGGGGAGCACGGGGGAAACCGGAGCGAGCCCCAGGAGGAGGCTGATGAGGAGGAGCTCCGGGCCGTAGCTCCGCACGCCCCGGAAGGGGACCACCCGGACGGGGACCCCCTGGCCCTCCAGGAAGGCCTTCAGGCGCTGGGAAGCCTGGGCCTCGAGGGGCGTAGCGCTCCCCCGGTGGGGAAGGTGGAGGAAGCCGAGCACCGCTTTCAGGTGGTCCACGCTCCCAGCATAATGGGTCCATGTGGGCCTTCCCCGAGCGCTTTGTGGGGCGGTACGTAGCCCTAGAACCCTTGGGCCTCGCCCACCTGCCGGAGTTCCTGGCCCAGTTCGACCCCGAGGTCTTCCGCTTCCTGAGTCGCGGTCCCAAGGAGGCAGACGAGGCGGGCCTGCGGGCCCACCTCCAGGCCCTCCTCGCCGAGCCCGGGCGGGTGAACTGGGCCATCCGCCCCCGACCCGCCCTGCGCGCCCGCTGCCCGGGCCCTCTGCCCGACCTGACAGGGCGCATCTCTGTGATCGCCCCCGAGCCCGAGAACCGCAAGCTGGAGATCGGCACCATGCTCTTCCGCCCCTTCTGGGGCACCCCAGCCAACAAGGAGGCCAAGTACCTCCTCCTCCGCCACGCCTTCGAGGTCCTCGGGGCGGAGCGGGTGCAGTTCAGGGTGGACCGGAGGAACGAGCGGAGCCAAAGGGCCCTGGAGTCCTTGGGGGCGGTGCGGGAGGGGGTCTTGCGCAAAAACCGCCGGCTTCCCGACGGCACCTTCCGGGACGACGTGGTCTTTAGCCTCCTGCGGGAGGAGTGGCCCGGGGTGAGGGATAGGCTGGAGGAGCGCCTCTATGGAGGCCCGGGAGGCCCTTAGCCTCCTGGTCCTCCTCCTCACCTACCTGGGCCTGGCCCTGGGGGGGCTGCCCGGGTACCGCATGAACCGGGCGGGGGTAGCCCTGGTGGGGGCGAGCTTTTTGGTGCTCCTGGGGGTGCTGGACCTGGGGGAGGCCTGGGCCGCCCTGGACGCCAAGACCCTCACCTTCCTCTTCGGGGTCATGGTCCTGAACGCCCACCTGGGCTACGCGGGCTTCTTCGGCCTGGCGGCGGAAGGCCTCCTCCGCCTGGCCCGGACCCCCCTGGCCCTCCTGGTCCTCCTCACCTTCGGGGCGGGGATCCTCTCCGCCCTCTTCCTCAACGACACCATGGCCCTCCTCCTCACCCCCCTCCTCCTCTCCATCGCCCGGGGCCTAGGGCTCAACCCCCTGCCCTACCTCCTCGCCCTCATGGGGGCGGTGAACACCGGAAGCCTCATGACCCCCACGGGCAACCCCCAGAACATCGTGGTGGCAAGCCTCTCGGGCCTCTCCTACCTGGGCTTTGTGCAGGCCCTCTGGCTCCCCGCCCTCCTGGGCCTCCTCCTCCAGGTCCTCCTCCTGGCCCTCCTCTACCCCGAGGTGCGCTCCCTGAGGCCCCTTCCCCCCCTGCCTCCCTTGCGCTACCGCCTGCACCGCCCCCTCCTGCGGAAGGGGCTTCTCGTGGCCCTTGGGCTCCTTCTGGCCTTCCTCCTGGGCTACCCCATGGCCCAGGGGGCCTTGGTGGCCGCGGGGCTTCTCCTCTTCACCCGTAGGCTCCGCTCCGAGCGCTACTTCCTGCGGGTGGACTGGGAGCTTCTGGTGATGTTCGGGGGGCTTTTCGTGGTCACCGAGGGGGTGCGGCGGCTGGGGCTGGTGGAAGCCCTCCTGCCCCTGGCCCAAAGCCCCCTGGGGCTCCTCCTGGCTGCCACCCTCCTCTCCCTCCTGGTCTCCAACGTGCCCGCCGTGCTGCTCCTCGCCCCCTTGGTGGGGGAGGAGCGGGGCTGGCTCCTCCTGGCGGGGGGAAGCACCCTGGCGGGGAACCTCACCCTCCTGGCCAGCGTGGCCAACCTGATCGTGGCCGAAGGAGGGGTCCGGGAAGGGGTGCGGGTGGGCTTCCTGGAGCACCTCCGCTTCGGCCTGCCCCTCACCCTCCTGACCCTGGCCCTCCTCTACCTTCTCCTCGCCCCCTAGACCCGCACCCCCGGCAGGCCCCAGCCCGGGTAGGCGTAGAAGCGGCCCCGCTCCCCCGCCAAGTAGTCCAGCAGGGGTTCCTGCAGGGGGCGGTGGCTCCCGAGCCGGGCCGCCACCTCCTCGGGGGTGAAGAAGCGGGCCTCCACGATGTGGCCGTCGGGGTCCCGGGGGTTCAGGAGCCCCTCGTAGCTGGCCCGGAAGGCCAAGGCCAGGGTGCGCTCGTCCTTGCGGCGGTCCTCCACCTGGATGGCGTAGGCCAGGTGCTCGATGGCCTTCACCTTCAGGCCCGTTTCCTCCCGCACCTCCCGCACCAGGGCCTCCAGCACCGTCTCCCCCGGCTCCACCGTTCCCCCGGGCAGGGTGTAGCGCACCTGGCCCCGCCGCCCCCAGTCGTTGCCCACCAGGAGGACCCGCCCCTGGCGGTCCAGGAGGATGGCCGCCACCACCAGGATCTCCCGGCGCATCACGCTTCCGTCATGGCCTCCAGCTGGCGCTCCTGGTCGGCCCGCCGGAGGGCCTCCAGGAGGGGCTGGAGGTGCCCGGAGAGGACGCCCTCGAGGTCGTGGGTGGTGAAGCCGATGCGGTGGTCCGTGACCCGGGACTGGGGGAAGTTGTAGGTGCGGATCTTCTCCGAGCGCTCCCCGGTGCCGATCTGGGCCAGGCGGGTCTGGCGGAGCCTCTCCGCTTCCTCCGCCCGCCGCATCTCCAGGAGGCGGCTACGCAGGACCATGAGGGCCTTCTCCCGGTTCTTGATCTGGCTCCGCGACTCCTGGCAAGTGACGGTGATCCCCGTGGGCAGGTGCACCACCCGCACGGCGCTGTCCGTGGTGTTCACCCCCTGGCCCCCAGGCCCCGAGGCCCGCATCACGTCGATGCGGATCTCGTCCAGGTTGAGCTGGAAGTCGGACTCCTCCGCCTTGGGCAAGACGGCCACCGTGGCGGTGGAGGTGTGGATGCGCCCCTGGGTCTCCGTGGCGGGCACCCGCTGCACCCGGTGGACCCCGCTTTCGTACTTGAAGGTGCCGTAGGCCCCCTCGCCCCGCACCTCCACGACCACCTTGGCGAACCCCCCCAGATCCGTGGGGTTAGCGTCCAGGATCTCCGCTTCGTAGCCCATCTCCTCGGCGAAGCGCAGGTACATCTCCAGGAGGTCGCGGGCGAAGAGGGCCGCCTCCTCCCCCCCGGTGCCCGCGCGGATCTCCAGGATGGCGTCCCGCGCGTCCAGGGGGTCTTTGGGGAGGAGGTAACGCTCCAGCTGGCGCTCCAGCTCCCCCTTCCGGGCCAGGAGGGCTTCCCTTTCCGCCCTGGCCACCTCCTTGAGCTCGGGGTCTTCCAGGAGGCCCTCCACCCCCTCCAGGTCCTGGAGCACCTTGCGGTACTCCCGGATGAGGGCGATCACCTCCCCCATCTCCGCGTAGCGCCGGGAGAGGGCCTGGTAGCGCTTGGGGTCCTTGAGGACCTCGGGATCAGCGAGGCGCGCCTCCAACTCCCGGTGCTCCTCCTCTAGGCGGGCGAGCTTGTCCAGCATACCTCCTTTCAGGATACGCCAGGGTGGGCTTGACGGGAAGTTTAGGTTAGCCTAAAATTGGGGTTATGGAAGCCCACGTCCTCTACGCCCTCCTGGCCGGGCTCTTCACCTGGGCCTTCACCGCCTTGGGGGCGGCCCTGGTCTTCCTGGTGCGCAACCCCAACCAGCGCTTCCTGGACGGGATGTTGGGCCTGGCCGCCGGGGCCATGCTGGCGGCGAGCTTCTTCGGCCTTCTGGCCCCCGCCCTGGAGAGCGCGGAGGAGAGCTGGGGCGGGTTGGCCTGGGTGCCCGTGGGCCTGGGCTTTTTGGCCGGGGCCCTCCTGGTGGTCCTCCTGGACCGCTACGCCGTGGGCCTCCGCCTCTTCCGGCCCCTGGTGCGCTCCCTGGGGGAGCGAGGCAACCGCCGCCTGGCCCTCCTCCTGGTCCTGGCCATCGCCATGCACAACCTCCCCGAGGGGCTCGGCCTGGGGGTGGCCTTCGGGGCCGCCGCCTTAGGCCTCAGCGAGGCCATCACCCTGGGCGGGGCCATCGCCCTGGCCCTGGCCATCGGCCTGCACAACGTCCCCGAGGGAATGGCGGTGGCCTTTCCCCTGCGCCGGGAGGGGGCCAGGCCCGCGGTGGCGTGGTTTTACGGCCAGCTCTCGGCCATCGTGGAGCCCATCGGCGCGGTGCTGGGAGCCCTGCTGGTGGCCGCGGTGGTGCCCAGCCTCCCCTACCTCTTGGCCTTGGCCGCCGGGGTGATGGTCTTCGTGGTGGTGGAGGAGATCATCCCCTCGGCCCAGGGCAACGGGAGCAAGCGCCTCGCCACCTGGATGGCGGTGGCCGGCTTCCTCCTGATCATGGCCCTGGACCTCACCCTGGAGGGCTGAGGCCCCTCCCCCATCCCCTTCCCCGGGCCCTTAGGGCGGGGCAGCGTCAGAACCCCCGCAGGAGGGCCCGGAGGTCGGCCACCACCCGGTCGGTGGCCTCGACCTTGTCGGGGCTATAGAGGAGGGTGAGCCTGCCCTCCCGGACCACGAAGGTGGTGGCGGTGTGGTCCACCTGGTAGTCCAGGGGTCCCCGGTACTGGGTTTTCTGGTAGTAGACCCCAAAGCGCTGGGCCACCTCGCGGATGGCCTCGGGGGTTCCCGAGAGGCCCAAAAAGCGCTCGTGGAAGGCCTCGGCGTAGCGCTGGGCGATCTCGGGGGTGTCCCGCTCGGGGTCCACGCTGATGAAGACCACCTGGACCCGCTCCTGCTCCTGGGGGCTCAGGGCCTGGTAGGCCCGCCTGAGGGCCAGCATGGTGGTGGGGCAGACGTCGGGGCAGTGGACGAAGCCGAAGAAGATGGGGACCACCTTGTCCTCCAGGTCGGCGAGGCGCACGGGGCCCCCCGCGCCCTCTAGGGTGAAGTCCACGGGGCGGGGGTTCAGGAGACGGGTGCCGTAAAAGGTGGGGGAACCCTTGGGAAGCAGGAGGTAGGCCACGGCCACCAGGGCCAGAAGGGCGAGCATGGGCCAAAGCGCTTTCCGCCTCATCGCATCTCCACGGGAAGGACCACCCTAAGCCGGGTGCCGTCCTGGAACTTGAGGACGATCTCCACCCTTTCTCCCGCCTGCAGGGGGCGCCTGAGACCCTCCAGCATCAGGTGGTAGCGCCCGGGGCGGAACTCCACCCGCCCCCCTGGGGGGATGTCCAGGTGGGGCAGGGGGCGCATCCCCAGGACCACGTGCCCCCCCCGGTGCTCCCGGTGCTCCTGGTGGATGGAAACCCGCTCGGCCACCGGGGTCTCCCCCCCCACCAGGCGCAAGGGGGCCCTGCCCCGGTTCTCCAGGGTGAGGTAGGCGGCGGTATCCCGCACCACGGGGGGGACCAGACGCACCCAGCCCCCTGTGGCCACGGGCTGGGCCGCGGCCATGGCCAGGAGGGCGAGGAGGGGGAAGAAGAGGGGCCTCACACCCTCAGGGTAGCAGGGGGGGTGGGACAAATGTACTTTCCCCCAGGGGGGCCTTCCCGAAAGTACGAATGTCCCTGGCCCCGGACCTACCCTGAGGAGGATGCGACCCTTCTGGGGCCTTCTCCCTCTCCTGGCCGTCTTTGGCCTGGCCGCCCCCGAGCTGCGCCTCCAAGGGGAGGTGGAAGGCCCCCTGGTCCTCACCACCCCCGGCCTCCAGGTGGAAGGGGAGGGGGCGGTGCTCCGGGGCAGGGAGGGCCACACCCTCGCCCTCCTGGCCCCCGGGATCCGGGTGCGGGGCCTCAAGGTGGTGGGGGCGGGGCCGGAGGACGACTTCTTCGAACCCGACGCCGCCATCTACCTCCAGGGGTGCGAGGGGTGCCTGGTGGAGGGGGTGGTGGTGGAGGGGGCCCCCACGGCGGTGCGGATGGAGGACTCCCCAGGGGCGGTGATCCGCGACCTGAAGGCGGTGGGCCTGGGGGAGTCCCCCGGGGTCCTGGTCTACAGCAGCCCGGGGGCGCGGGTAGAGGGGAGCCACCTCCAGGGTTTTGTGGAGGGGATCTACGTGGAGTACAGCCCGGGGATGGTCATCCGGGACAACCTCCTGGAGGGCAACGGCCGCTACGGTTTCCACGTGATGTTCTCCTGGGAAGTGGTGGTGGAGGGTAACCGGAGCCTCCACAACGGCATCGGCAACGCGGTGATGCACGGGGCGCAGAACCGGGTGGTGGGGAACCTCCTCCTGGGCCACCGCGCCCCCGTGGCCTACGGCCTCCTCCTCCAGGACGAAAGGGGGAGCGTGGCCGAGGCCAACCGCTTCCTGGGCAACACCCTCGGCCTGGTGCTCATGGACGCCGAGGGGGTGCGGGTGGCGGGGAACGGCTTTGCGGAAAACGGCACCGCCTTGCGGATCACCCGGGAGCGGGGGGGGAATTCGGCCTCCGTGGAGGGGAACGCCTTCTTGGGCAACCTCTACGACCTCCTGGTGGACGACCCCGAGGCCAAGGTCGAGGTGCGGGGCAACCGCTACGACCGGGCCTCAGGCCTCCCCGTCCCCCACCTGCCCACGGGCTCCTTTGCCCTGCTCCTCGCCCGGCAGCCGGAGCTTTCCCTCTTCGCCCTCTCCCCGGGGGTGATCCTCTGGGAGGGGGTGGAGGGGCAGGTGCCGGGGTTGCGGACGGTGGCCCTGGCCGACCCCGCGGCCGAGAGGCTGCCGCGGGAAGCTCCCCTGGCGGGGCCCTGGCTCGCCCTCGGGCTTTTGGGAGGCTGGCTGTGGTGGCGGCTCAGGGCCTGAGGAAGGCGGGGCGGCTCCTCGGGGTGAGCCTCGAGGTCCGAGGGGGGGTGGTGGGCCTCCTGGGCCCCAACGGGGCGGGGAAAAGCACCCTCCTCGCCCTCCTCGCCGGGCGCCTCCGGCCCGACGGCGGGGAGGCCCGGCTCCTGGGCTATCCCCCCCGCGACCCCCGGGCCCTCCCCCTTAGGGCCTACCTCCCGCAAAGCCCCAGGCTTTTCCCCCATCTCAAGGCCCGCGAGGTCCTGGAAGGGGCGAGGCGGGCCAAGGGCTTGGGCCGGGAGGCCCTGGAGGAGGCGGCGGGGCGCATGGGGCTGGAGGGGCTCCTGCACCGGCCCGTGGGCCTCCTCTCCGGGGGGCAGCGCCAGCGCCTGGCCCTGGCGGCGGCCCTTATGGGGGACCCCCC is a window from the Thermus thermamylovorans genome containing:
- a CDS encoding GNAT family N-acetyltransferase, producing the protein MWAFPERFVGRYVALEPLGLAHLPEFLAQFDPEVFRFLSRGPKEADEAGLRAHLQALLAEPGRVNWAIRPRPALRARCPGPLPDLTGRISVIAPEPENRKLEIGTMLFRPFWGTPANKEAKYLLLRHAFEVLGAERVQFRVDRRNERSQRALESLGAVREGVLRKNRRLPDGTFRDDVVFSLLREEWPGVRDRLEERLYGGPGGP
- a CDS encoding SLC13 family permease — protein: MEAREALSLLVLLLTYLGLALGGLPGYRMNRAGVALVGASFLVLLGVLDLGEAWAALDAKTLTFLFGVMVLNAHLGYAGFFGLAAEGLLRLARTPLALLVLLTFGAGILSALFLNDTMALLLTPLLLSIARGLGLNPLPYLLALMGAVNTGSLMTPTGNPQNIVVASLSGLSYLGFVQALWLPALLGLLLQVLLLALLYPEVRSLRPLPPLPPLRYRLHRPLLRKGLLVALGLLLAFLLGYPMAQGALVAAGLLLFTRRLRSERYFLRVDWELLVMFGGLFVVTEGVRRLGLVEALLPLAQSPLGLLLAATLLSLLVSNVPAVLLLAPLVGEERGWLLLAGGSTLAGNLTLLASVANLIVAEGGVREGVRVGFLEHLRFGLPLTLLTLALLYLLLAP
- a CDS encoding NUDIX hydrolase, whose amino-acid sequence is MRREILVVAAILLDRQGRVLLVGNDWGRRGQVRYTLPGGTVEPGETVLEALVREVREETGLKVKAIEHLAYAIQVEDRRKDERTLALAFRASYEGLLNPRDPDGHIVEARFFTPEEVAARLGSHRPLQEPLLDYLAGERGRFYAYPGWGLPGVRV
- the prfA gene encoding peptide chain release factor 1 — encoded protein: MLDKLARLEEEHRELEARLADPEVLKDPKRYQALSRRYAEMGEVIALIREYRKVLQDLEGVEGLLEDPELKEVARAEREALLARKGELERQLERYLLPKDPLDARDAILEIRAGTGGEEAALFARDLLEMYLRFAEEMGYEAEILDANPTDLGGFAKVVVEVRGEGAYGTFKYESGVHRVQRVPATETQGRIHTSTATVAVLPKAEESDFQLNLDEIRIDVMRASGPGGQGVNTTDSAVRVVHLPTGITVTCQESRSQIKNREKALMVLRSRLLEMRRAEEAERLRQTRLAQIGTGERSEKIRTYNFPQSRVTDHRIGFTTHDLEGVLSGHLQPLLEALRRADQERQLEAMTEA
- a CDS encoding ZIP family metal transporter, with amino-acid sequence MEAHVLYALLAGLFTWAFTALGAALVFLVRNPNQRFLDGMLGLAAGAMLAASFFGLLAPALESAEESWGGLAWVPVGLGFLAGALLVVLLDRYAVGLRLFRPLVRSLGERGNRRLALLLVLAIAMHNLPEGLGLGVAFGAAALGLSEAITLGGAIALALAIGLHNVPEGMAVAFPLRREGARPAVAWFYGQLSAIVEPIGAVLGALLVAAVVPSLPYLLALAAGVMVFVVVEEIIPSAQGNGSKRLATWMAVAGFLLIMALDLTLEG
- a CDS encoding SCO family protein → MRRKALWPMLALLALVAVAYLLLPKGSPTFYGTRLLNPRPVDFTLEGAGGPVRLADLEDKVVPIFFGFVHCPDVCPTTMLALRRAYQALSPQEQERVQVVFISVDPERDTPEIAQRYAEAFHERFLGLSGTPEAIREVAQRFGVYYQKTQYRGPLDYQVDHTATTFVVREGRLTLLYSPDKVEATDRVVADLRALLRGF
- a CDS encoding copper chaperone PCu(A)C, producing the protein MAAAQPVATGGWVRLVPPVVRDTAAYLTLENRGRAPLRLVGGETPVAERVSIHQEHREHRGGHVVLGMRPLPHLDIPPGGRVEFRPGRYHLMLEGLRRPLQAGERVEIVLKFQDGTRLRVVLPVEMR
- a CDS encoding right-handed parallel beta-helix repeat-containing protein, which produces MRPFWGLLPLLAVFGLAAPELRLQGEVEGPLVLTTPGLQVEGEGAVLRGREGHTLALLAPGIRVRGLKVVGAGPEDDFFEPDAAIYLQGCEGCLVEGVVVEGAPTAVRMEDSPGAVIRDLKAVGLGESPGVLVYSSPGARVEGSHLQGFVEGIYVEYSPGMVIRDNLLEGNGRYGFHVMFSWEVVVEGNRSLHNGIGNAVMHGAQNRVVGNLLLGHRAPVAYGLLLQDERGSVAEANRFLGNTLGLVLMDAEGVRVAGNGFAENGTALRITRERGGNSASVEGNAFLGNLYDLLVDDPEAKVEVRGNRYDRASGLPVPHLPTGSFALLLARQPELSLFALSPGVILWEGVEGQVPGLRTVALADPAAERLPREAPLAGPWLALGLLGGWLWWRLRA
- a CDS encoding ABC transporter ATP-binding protein; the encoded protein is MVAAQGLRKAGRLLGVSLEVRGGVVGLLGPNGAGKSTLLALLAGRLRPDGGEARLLGYPPRDPRALPLRAYLPQSPRLFPHLKAREVLEGARRAKGLGREALEEAAGRMGLEGLLHRPVGLLSGGQRQRLALAAALMGDPPIWLLDEPTAALDPRGRERFWAWVEAKREGVVLLALHHVEEARRADRLALLRGGQLVEEGPPELVLGPGDERVPWLMEVLYEEPA